A window of the Henckelia pumila isolate YLH828 chromosome 3, ASM3356847v2, whole genome shotgun sequence genome harbors these coding sequences:
- the LOC140892186 gene encoding uncharacterized protein, producing the protein MTSPGFFLICMLHSLVALTCGGLMMFYSDEVFVFSHGKEHASRLLGSTPHDQLLIRTSDSFSGLLLFAIGILLFMVAFVKDREFHSFFPKGCVILHVAMAIWRVYFQRKVEVLGLDWLRLVVGDIVLGLSWVLYLVYSWREKYD; encoded by the coding sequence ATGACATCTCCCGGGTTTTTTCTGATCTGTATGCTCCATTCCTTGGTGGCCTTAACTTGTGGAGGCCTGATGATGTTCTATAGCGATGAAGTGTTTGTGTTTAGCCATGGCAAGGAGCATGCTAGTAGGCTATTGGGTTCAACACCCCATGATCAGCTGTTGATTCGGACATCCGATTCGTTCTCCGGTTTGCTCTTGTTTGCTATTGGGATTCTGTTGTTTATGGTGGCCTTTGTGAAGGACAGGGAGTTTCATAGTTTTTTCCCCAAAGGCTGTGTCATTCTCCATGTCGCAATGGCGATTTGGAGAGTATACTTTCAGAGGAAGGTTGAAGTTCTCGGGCTGGATTGGTTGCGACTGGTTGTTGGTGACATTGTTTTGGGACTTTCTTGGGTTCTCTATCTTGTGTATTCTTGGAGGGAGAAGTATGACTGA